Proteins encoded in a region of the Sugiyamaella lignohabitans strain CBS 10342 chromosome B, complete sequence genome:
- the NIT2 gene encoding Nit2p (Nit protein; one of two proteins in S. cerevisiae with similarity to the Nit domain of NitFhit from fly and worm and to the mouse and human Nit protein which interacts with the Fhit tumor suppressor; nitrilase superfamily member; GO_component: GO:0005575 - cellular_component [Evidence ND]; GO_function: GO:0016787 - hydrolase activity [Evidence IEA]; GO_function: GO:0016810 - hydrolase activity, acting on carbon-nitrogen (but not peptide) bonds [Evidence IEA]; GO_function: GO:0016810 - hydrolase activity, acting on carbon-nitrogen (but not peptide) bonds [Evidence ISS] [PMID 11380987]; GO_process: GO:0008150 - biological_process [Evidence ND]; GO_process: GO:0006807 - nitrogen compound metabolic process [Evidence IEA]), which yields MVLAAAGQFCASASLAQNGKTVSKLIFQAANAGAKSLFLPEASDYIAGSPAETIALAEPVTSSPFIREIQETLRGLPADKKLEVSVGVHEPTENRDRVKNTLLWLNSNGEITERYQKIHLFDVDIK from the coding sequence ATGgttctagcagcagctggtcaATTTTGTGCGTCTGCAAGCTTGGCTCAAAATGGTAAAACTGTTAGCAAGCTGATATTTCAGGCAGCTAATGCTGGGGCTAAGAGTTTGTTTCTGCCAGAGGCCTCTGACTATATTGCAGGTTCTCCTGCCGAGACAATTGCACTGGCAGAACCAGTTACGAGTTCTCCGTTTATTCGAGAGATCCAAGAGACATTGCGTGGACTCCCAGCAGATAAAAAATTAGAGGTTTCAGTAGGAGTTCATGAACCAACCGAAAACCGAGACAGGGTTAAGAACACCCTCTTATGGCTGAATTCAAATGGTGAGATTACTGAGAGATATCAGAAGATTCATCTCTTTGACGTTGATATCAAGTGA
- the SPT10 gene encoding Spt10p (Putative histone acetylase with a role in transcriptional silencing; sequence-specific activator of histone genes, binds specifically and cooperatively to pairs of UAS elements in core histone promoters, functions at or near the TATA box; GO_component: GO:0005634 - nucleus [Evidence IDA] [PMID 14562095]; GO_function: GO:0008080 - N-acetyltransferase activity [Evidence IEA]; GO_function: GO:0004402 - histone acetyltransferase activity [Evidence ISS] [PMID 9175471]; GO_function: GO:0043565 - sequence-specific DNA binding [Evidence IDA] [PMID 16199888]; GO_process: GO:0006281 - DNA repair [Evidence IMP] [PMID 17078097]; GO_process: GO:0000183 - chromatin silencing at rDNA [Evidence IMP] [PMID 21057056]; GO_process: GO:0030466 - chromatin silencing at silent mating-type cassette [Evidence IGI] [PMID 21057056]; GO_process: GO:0006348 - chromatin silencing at telomere [Evidence IMP] [PMID 21057056]; GO_process: GO:0016573 - histone acetylation [Evidence IMP] [PMID 12192040]; GO_process: GO:0000122 - negative regulation of transcription from RNA polymerase II promoter [Evidence IMP] [PMID 17526727]): MPALDDPNQIPYPRPDDSILETIIKPITVLLRDGETVATLYPFFSPEEVPEGLMQYLSQEFNDEIERGDTYPLIDSLDLDTFRHYWFGSFAAVLLIGDSPVLPQTDSWPEKYLGTFYVKPNYPGRCSHVCNAGFLVNSAIRGKGIGKTLGELYLKWAPQLGYTYSVFNLVFETNQASIRIWDGLGFERIGKIKGAGRLKGFNEPVTAIMFGKDLTIQDKPLV, translated from the coding sequence ATGCCTGCTTTAGACGACCCCAATCAAATTCCCTATCCCCGTCCAGATGACTCGATACTTGAAACTATTATTAAACCCATTACCGTACTTTTACGGGATGGGGAAACTGTAGCTACACTATATCCATTCTTTAGTCCTGAGGAGGTTCCCGAAGGTTTGATGCAATACTTATCGCAGGAGTTTAACGATGAAATTGAACGTGGAGATACTTATCCTCTTATTGACAGCTTAGATTTGGATACCTTCCGCCATTATTGGTTTGGATCATTTGCTGCCGTGCTACTAATTGGTGATTCACCAGTTCTTCCTCAAACAGATAGCTGGCccgaaaaatatttggGCACGTTCTATGTCAAGCCCAACTATCCTGGCCGATGCTCTCATGTCTGTAATGCTGGATTTCTTGTCAATTCGGCCATCAGAGGCAAAGGTATTGGCAAAACTCTGGGCGAATTGTATTTGAAATGGGCTCCACAACTTGGATATACTTACTCAGTTTTCAATCTTGTTTTCGAAACAAATCAAGCATCTATCAGAATCTGGGATGGACTCGGATTCGAGCGTATTGGTAAAATCAAGGGTGCTGGTAGATTGAAGGGATTCAATGAGCCAGTGACTGCCATCATGTTTGGCAAAGACTTGACAATACAAGACAAGCCACTAGTTTAG
- the NIT2 gene encoding Nit2p (Nit protein; one of two proteins in S. cerevisiae with similarity to the Nit domain of NitFhit from fly and worm and to the mouse and human Nit protein which interacts with the Fhit tumor suppressor; nitrilase superfamily member; GO_component: GO:0005575 - cellular_component [Evidence ND]; GO_function: GO:0016787 - hydrolase activity [Evidence IEA]; GO_function: GO:0016810 - hydrolase activity, acting on carbon-nitrogen (but not peptide) bonds [Evidence IEA]; GO_function: GO:0016810 - hydrolase activity, acting on carbon-nitrogen (but not peptide) bonds [Evidence ISS] [PMID 11380987]; GO_process: GO:0008150 - biological_process [Evidence ND]; GO_process: GO:0006807 - nitrogen compound metabolic process [Evidence IEA]), which yields MRLRTLGAEILVYPSAFTVRTGAAHWEILARSRAIDTQSYVIMAAQTGKHDAEGKRQSYGHSIIVDPWGTVLAQAPDTDFEPRIIVADIDLSSVRKVRRDMPLWEQRRPDVYGYSV from the coding sequence ATGCGATTGAGAACATTGGGTGCGGAAATCCTAGTATACCCATCAGCGTTTACAGTACGTACTGGTGCTGCCCACTGGGAGATTCTGGCTCGCTCTAGGGCAATTGATACCCAATCATACGTTATAATGGCTGCCCAGACAGGTAAACATGATGCCGAAGGTAAACGTCAGAGCTACGGTCACTCGATTATAGTAGATCCATGGGGAACTGTGCTAGCACAAGCTCCAGATACAGATTTCGAGCCTCGTATCATCGTGGCTGATATTGATCTCAGCAGTGTTCGCAAAGTGCGCCGAGACATGCCCTTATGGGAACAACGACGTCCTGACGTATACGGATATTCTGTTTAA
- the SSL2 gene encoding TFIIH/NER complex ATPase/helicase subunit SSL2 (Component of RNA polymerase transcription factor TFIIH holoenzyme; has DNA-dependent ATPase/helicase activity and is required, with Rad3p, for unwinding promoter DNA; interacts functionally with TFIIB and has roles in transcription start site selection and in gene looping to juxtapose initiation and termination regions; involved in DNA repair; relocalizes to the cytosol in response to hypoxia; homolog of human ERCC3; GO_component: GO:0000439 - core TFIIH complex [Evidence IDA] [PMID 7961739]; GO_component: GO:0005829 - cytosol [Evidence IDA] [PMID 22932476]; GO_component: GO:0005675 - holo TFIIH complex [Evidence IDA] [PMID 19818408]; GO_component: GO:0000112 - nucleotide-excision repair factor 3 complex [Evidence IDA] [PMID 8855246]; GO_component: GO:0005634 - nucleus [Evidence IEA,IEA]; GO_component: GO:0005634 - nucleus [Evidence IDA] [PMID 22932476]; GO_component: GO:0097550 - transcriptional preinitiation complex [Evidence IDA] [PMID 22751016]; GO_function: GO:0005524 - ATP binding [Evidence IEA,IEA]; GO_function: GO:0004003 - ATP-dependent DNA helicase activity [Evidence IEA]; GO_function: GO:0004003 - ATP-dependent DNA helicase activity [Evidence IDA] [PMID 8202161]; GO_function: GO:0003677 - DNA binding [Evidence IEA,IEA]; GO_function: GO:0000990 - core RNA polymerase binding transcription factor activity [Evidence IC] [PMID 19818408]; GO_function: GO:0004386 - helicase activity [Evidence IEA,IEA]; GO_function: GO:0016787 - hydrolase activity [Evidence IEA,IEA]; GO_function: GO:0003676 - nucleic acid binding [Evidence IEA]; GO_function: GO:0000166 - nucleotide binding [Evidence IEA]; GO_process: GO:0032508 - DNA duplex unwinding [Evidence IDA] [PMID 22751016]; GO_process: GO:0006281 - DNA repair [Evidence IEA]; GO_process: GO:0006974 - cellular response to DNA damage stimulus [Evidence IEA]; GO_process: GO:0006289 - nucleotide-excision repair [Evidence IEA]; GO_process: GO:0033683 - nucleotide-excision repair, DNA incision [Evidence IDA] [PMID 8631896]; GO_process: GO:0070816 - phosphorylation of RNA polymerase II C-terminal domain [Evidence IDA] [PMID 19450536]; GO_process: GO:0070816 - phosphorylation of RNA polymerase II C-terminal domain [Evidence IDA] [PMID 19679665]; GO_process: GO:0016973 - poly(A)+ mRNA export from nucleus [Evidence IMP] [PMID 17212653]; GO_process: GO:0001111 - promoter clearance from RNA polymerase II promoter [Evidence IMP] [PMID 10713451]; GO_process: GO:0000019 - regulation of mitotic recombination [Evidence IMP] [PMID 10713167]; GO_process: GO:0006355 - regulation of transcription, DNA-templated [Evidence IEA]; GO_process: GO:0010525 - regulation of transposition, RNA-mediated [Evidence IMP] [PMID 10713167]; GO_process: GO:0006366 - transcription from RNA polymerase II promoter [Evidence IDA] [PMID 19818408]; GO_process: GO:0006351 - transcription, DNA-templated [Evidence IEA]; GO_process: GO:0001113 - transcriptional open complex formation at RNA polymerase II promoter [Evidence IMP] [PMID 10409754]) — MFGKSDFSYLKLKPDHASRPLWISPEDGKIILESFSPLAEQAQDFLVTIAEPISRPSHIHEYRITTYSLYAAVSVGLETNDIISVLNRLSKVPVPKSIITFIHSCTISYGKVKLVLKHNRYFVESSHADTLQMLLKDPEVGRLRIEASETVTKDGLVTERAPTAGSLVIPGTAASRKDNSAPDQAATATGANGASAQSGDGDTGDFFSHIVDIERDDDDDLDAVHSFEISPDSVEDVKKRCQIIDYPVLEEYDFRNDLRNPDLDIDLKPSTQIRPYQEKSLSKMFGNGRARSGIIVLPCGAGKTLVGITAACTIRKSVIVLCTSSVSVMQWRQQFLQWCTIQPENVAVFTSDNKEKFQGDAGLVVSTYSMVANTRNRSHDSQKMMDFLTSREWGFIILDEVHVVPAAMFRRVVTTIAAHAKLGLTATLVREDDKINDLNFLIGPKLYEANWMDLAQKGHIANVQCAEVWCPMTSEFYQEYLLANARKRMLLYIMNPTKFQACQFLIEYHERRGDKIIVFSDNVYALKAYALKLGKPFIFGGTPQQERMMILKNFQYNEDVNTIFLSKVGDTSIDLPEATCLIQISSHYGSRRQEAQRLGRILRAKRRNDEGFNAFFYSLVSKDTQEMYYSTKRQAFLVDQGYAFKVITHLHGMETLPNLAYSSLSERRELLQMVLLQNEDAAGIEAGDDADDFVGRGSNIVKAKAKRHVGSLASLAGGEDMAYIEYNKNKNKELKSHNPVIKKLYYRKK; from the coding sequence ATGTTTGGTAAGTCTGACTTTTCATACCTTAAACTCAAGCCTGATCATGCCTCACGTCCTTTGTGGATTAGTCCTGAAGACGGAAAAATTATTCTTGAAAGCTTTTCACCGCTGGCCGAGCAAGCTCAAGATTTCCTGGTTACAATTGCCGAACCTATTAGTAGACCCAGTCATATCCATGAATACCGTATAACGACATATTCTCTGTATGCAGCCGTCTCTGTTGGACTGGAAACaaatgatattatttcagTTCTCAACAGATTATCCAAGGTACCGGTACCAAAGAGTATTATCACATTCATTCATAGTTGTACTATCTCATACGGTAAAGTCAAGCTTGTCTTGAAACACAATCGTTACTTTGTTGAAAGTTCGCATGCTGATACTTTGCAAATGCTATTGAAAGACCCTGAAGTTGGGAGGTTACGAATTGAAGCTTCTGAGACAGTTACTAAAGATGGTCTTGTTACAGAACGTGCGCCTACTGCTGGATCCTTAGTGATTCCTGGTACGGCAGCTAGTAGAAAGGATAATTCAGCACCGGATCAAGCTGCTACCGCTACAGGAGCTAACGGTGCTTCTGCCCAGTCCGGCGATGGTGATACgggtgattttttttcccatATAGTTGATATCGAGAgagatgacgatgatgatttaGATGCAGTTCATTCATTTGAAATCTCTCCTGATTCTGTAGAAGATGTCAAGAAGCGATGCCAGATAATTGACTATCCTGTTCTGGAGGAGTATGATTTCAGAAATGATCTTAGAAATCCAGATTTAGATATCGATTTAAAGCCATCGACACAGATTCGACCATACCAGGAAAAGAGTTTGAGTAAGATGTTTGGTAATGGCCGTGCAAGATCAGGTATTATTGTATTGCCATGTGGTGCAGGTAAAACTTTGGTTGGTATCACTGCTGCCTGTACTATCAGAAAAAGTGTCATTGTGCTCTGTACCTCATCTGTGTCAGTTATGCAATGGCGACAACAATTTTTGCAATGGTGTACTATTCAGCCTGAAAATGTAGCAGTGTTCACATCAGATAATAAGGAGAAGTTTCAAGGTGATGCTGGTTTAGTTGTGTCGACATACTCCATGGTGGCTAATACTCGTAATAGATCGCATGATTCCCAGAAAATGATGGACTTTTTGACGTCACGGGAATGgggttttattattttagaTGAGGTTCACgttgttcctgctgctatGTTTAGAAGAGTAGTTACAACGATTGCTGCTCATGCTAAGCTTGGTTTGACTGCAACATTAGTAAGAGAAGACGACAAGATTAATGATTTGAACTTTTTGATTGGTCCTAAGCTATATGAGGCCAATTGGATGGATCTTGCACAGAAAGGACATATTGCCAATGTTCAATGTGCTGAAGTATGGTGCCCTATGACATCTGAATTTTATCAAGAATATTTATTGGCCAATGCTCGTAAGAGGATGCTGTTATATATCATGAACCCAACCAAATTTCAGGCATGCCAATTCCTTATTGAGTATCATGAGCGTCGTGGTGACAAGATTATTGTGTTTTCTGATAATGTATATGCTCTCAAAGCGTATGCGTTGAAACTGGGCAAaccatttatttttggtggtACGCCACAACAGGAACGaatgatgattttgaaaaatttccAGTACAACGAAGATGTCAATACCATTTTCTTGTCGAAAGTCGGTGATACTAGTATCGATTTGCCAGAAGCCACATGTTTGATCCAGATTTCATCGCACTACGGTTCTCGTAGACAGGAAGCACAACGTTTAGGCAGAATTCTGAGAGCCAAGAGAAGGAATGATGAAGGTTTCAACGCTTTCTTTTACTCATTGGTATCAAAGGATACACAAGAAATGTATTACTCTACCAAGAGACAAGCGTTTTTGGTAGACCAGGGCTATGCATTCAAAGTAATTACACATTTGCACGGTATGGAAACGCTACCAAACCTAGCATATTCGTCACTCAGCGAGCGTAGAGAACTTTTACAAATGGTACTTTTGCAGAATGAAGACGCCGCTGGCATCGAAGCAGGCGATGATGCTGACGACTTTGTGGGCAGAGGTTCTAATATTGTCAAGGCCAAAGCTAAGCGACATGTGGGTTCTCTCGCCAGTTTGGCAGGAGGTGAAGACATGGCTTACATTGAgtacaacaaaaacaagaataaAGAACTCAAGAGCCACAATCCGGTCATTAAGAAGCTTTACTACAGGAAAAAATAG